The following are from one region of the Carnobacterium gallinarum DSM 4847 genome:
- the dhaL gene encoding dihydroxyacetone kinase subunit DhaL, translated as MNPEATKKWLILFTDKINANKDYLSELDSAIGDGDHGMNMARGTTAVKEALEEKNPETLVDIFKLVGMTLVSKVGGASGPLYGSAFISMAKAAGTSDDLGIILQAGLDGIEKRGKATAGEKTMIDTWVPVIEAVKEKQLTKEAVEVAVNHTKEMKATKGRASYLGDRSIGHLDPGAVSSGYLFETMIEAGVENE; from the coding sequence ATGAATCCAGAAGCAACGAAAAAATGGTTAATCCTTTTTACAGATAAAATTAACGCAAACAAAGATTATTTAAGTGAGTTAGATAGTGCTATTGGGGACGGGGACCATGGAATGAATATGGCTCGTGGCACAACAGCAGTTAAGGAAGCCTTGGAAGAGAAAAATCCTGAAACTCTAGTGGATATCTTTAAACTAGTGGGAATGACTTTAGTAAGTAAAGTTGGTGGTGCGTCAGGTCCGCTTTATGGATCAGCCTTTATTAGTATGGCGAAGGCAGCAGGAACCTCCGATGATCTAGGGATTATTTTACAAGCTGGATTAGATGGAATTGAAAAACGTGGGAAAGCGACAGCTGGTGAAAAAACGATGATTGATACGTGGGTACCAGTAATTGAAGCAGTAAAAGAGAAACAATTAACCAAGGAAGCCGTTGAAGTTGCTGTAAATCATACAAAAGAAATGAAGGCAACAAAGGGGCGTGCATCCTATCTTGGCGATCGTTCAATTGGACATCTAGATCCAGGTGCGGTTTCTAGTGGGTATTTATTTGAAACTATGATTGAGGCAGGTGTTGAAAATGAGTAA
- a CDS encoding non-canonical purine NTP pyrophosphatase, which produces MKLIVGTNNPKKLQEMQLALGNSEMTFISYQDYLTIQERPIEIGTTYEENASIKAFFYQKKLNLPVLGDDGGLEIEAFPDLLGIKTHTFFQSKNSEKQNQELLNLFTELNQPRTITLHTTLVYAINKEKKLVTQASLTGELVKSRGIGGYGFDSIIYVPKLHKTLAELTEKERFDLSPRIQALRCMIEKIQEELHD; this is translated from the coding sequence ATGAAATTAATTGTAGGAACTAATAATCCAAAAAAATTGCAAGAAATGCAGTTAGCTCTAGGAAATTCTGAAATGACGTTCATTTCTTATCAAGACTATCTAACTATTCAAGAACGTCCCATAGAGATTGGGACAACTTATGAAGAAAACGCATCTATAAAAGCTTTCTTCTATCAAAAAAAACTTAATTTACCGGTCTTAGGAGATGATGGTGGGCTTGAAATAGAAGCTTTTCCAGACTTATTAGGAATTAAAACACATACATTTTTTCAATCAAAAAATTCTGAAAAACAAAATCAGGAGCTACTAAATTTATTTACTGAACTAAATCAACCTAGAACCATAACATTACACACAACTTTAGTTTATGCCATAAATAAAGAAAAGAAGCTTGTAACTCAAGCTTCACTTACAGGTGAATTAGTAAAATCTAGAGGCATAGGTGGTTATGGATTCGACTCCATTATTTATGTTCCGAAATTGCACAAAACACTCGCAGAACTCACTGAAAAAGAACGTTTTGATTTAAGCCCACGTATCCAAGCCTTACGATGCATGATAGAGAAGATACAGGAGGAGTTGCATGATTAA
- the dhaM gene encoding dihydroxyacetone kinase phosphoryl donor subunit DhaM, with protein sequence MSKLGVVVVSHVPAIAEGVVTLIKEVAKDVPITFAGGTDDNQVGTSFEKIQAAFEANEGEELLAFYDLGSAKMNLEMVMELADRTVHLYDTAFIESSYTAAALIQAGAELSMIEEQLNPMKIK encoded by the coding sequence ATGAGTAAATTAGGTGTAGTGGTGGTTTCTCATGTTCCAGCTATTGCGGAAGGTGTGGTTACGCTGATTAAAGAAGTTGCCAAAGATGTGCCGATTACTTTTGCTGGCGGAACGGATGATAATCAAGTTGGAACAAGTTTTGAAAAAATTCAAGCAGCCTTTGAAGCAAATGAAGGCGAAGAGTTGTTGGCTTTTTATGATCTAGGTAGTGCCAAGATGAATCTAGAAATGGTGATGGAATTAGCAGATAGAACCGTCCATTTATATGATACGGCTTTTATTGAAAGTAGCTATACGGCAGCAGCTTTGATTCAAGCAGGTGCAGAGTTAAGTATGATTGAAGAGCAATTGAATCCGATGAAGATTAAATGA
- the folP gene encoding dihydropteroate synthase, translated as MINFKKNYQIMGIVNTTPDSFSDGGKYQTLEKALQHAQQLIEEGADILDIGGQSTRPGYHEVSSKIEMARVINLIKEIRKISSIPLSVDTYYPTVAEVAIQNGASIINDIKGLDSPRMAETVASYPGIQLIIMHSRKRKDTILVEELQQFYEEKIRQCQKWKIPLENICFDPGIGFHKTLEENSAILKNPSAFRYQEFPLLIGLSRKRIIGLMTGEENPIERDFGSVAASLFVANQGVELIRTHNVKSLKQAFDVWTQLKK; from the coding sequence ATGATTAATTTTAAAAAAAATTATCAAATTATGGGAATTGTAAATACAACACCAGACTCTTTTTCCGATGGTGGAAAATATCAAACACTTGAAAAAGCTCTTCAACATGCACAACAATTAATTGAAGAAGGCGCTGATATATTAGATATCGGTGGTCAATCAACTCGTCCCGGCTACCATGAAGTCTCCTCAAAAATCGAGATGGCGCGTGTTATTAATTTGATTAAAGAAATTCGTAAAATTAGCTCAATTCCACTCTCTGTTGATACTTATTATCCAACTGTTGCTGAGGTTGCTATTCAAAATGGTGCTTCAATAATAAATGATATTAAGGGATTAGATTCTCCTAGAATGGCAGAAACAGTAGCAAGTTATCCTGGGATACAGCTAATTATTATGCATTCTCGTAAACGAAAAGATACTATTTTAGTAGAAGAACTTCAGCAATTTTATGAAGAGAAAATACGACAATGTCAAAAATGGAAAATTCCACTAGAAAATATTTGTTTTGATCCAGGAATTGGATTTCATAAAACTTTAGAAGAAAATAGTGCTATTCTAAAAAATCCGTCTGCTTTTCGTTACCAAGAGTTTCCATTACTTATTGGTCTTTCACGTAAACGAATAATTGGACTGATGACAGGTGAAGAAAATCCAATTGAACGCGACTTTGGATCCGTTGCAGCTTCATTATTTGTTGCAAATCAGGGTGTTGAACTGATACGCACCCATAATGTCAAAAGCTTGAAACAAGCTTTTGATGTGTGGACTCAACTAAAGAAATAA